The following coding sequences lie in one Pectobacterium sp. A5351 genomic window:
- the bssS gene encoding biofilm formation regulator BssS, with amino-acid sequence MDRKNEVIQTHPLVGWDISTVDSYDAMMIRLHYLSTSDQAPNEAHVDRTLWLTTDVARQLIHILEAGIAKIESTDCDLSDYRKH; translated from the coding sequence ATGGATAGAAAAAATGAAGTTATTCAGACACATCCTCTTGTAGGTTGGGACATCAGCACTGTTGACAGTTATGACGCCATGATGATCCGTTTACACTACTTATCCACCTCGGATCAAGCACCAAACGAAGCTCATGTTGATCGAACCCTTTGGCTAACGACCGATGTTGCCAGACAACTGATACATATACTTGAAGCTGGCATTGCGAAAATCGAATCGACAGACTGTGACCTCAGTGATTATCGAAAACATTAG
- a CDS encoding Kdo(2)-lipid IV(A) acyltransferase, with amino-acid sequence MTQIPSFNRSLLYPRYWFTWLGIGILYLIVLLPYPALYRIGTALGHLAMRLLPKRVNIATRNLELCFPEMPQTEREALVRKNFESVGMGVIETGMAWFWPNWRIERWFTVTGLEHIRPVLEKQQGVLLIGLHFLTLELGARIFGIHNPGIGVYRPNDNKLIDWLQTWGRLRSNKSMLDRKDLKGMIRALKQGEIIWYAPDHDYGPQSSVFAPLFAVDSAATTRGSYMLMKTARPAVIPFVPRRLPDGKGYELLIQPAEQDAPVDNETATAVWMNNVVEQNILLARDQYMWLHRRFKTRPEGEPSLY; translated from the coding sequence ATGACACAAATCCCTTCTTTTAATCGTTCACTGCTATATCCGCGCTACTGGTTTACCTGGTTGGGCATCGGCATCCTTTACCTTATCGTTTTGCTTCCCTATCCCGCTCTGTATCGTATCGGTACCGCACTTGGCCATTTAGCTATGCGCCTGTTGCCAAAACGCGTCAACATTGCCACCCGTAACCTTGAACTGTGTTTTCCCGAAATGCCGCAGACTGAGCGTGAAGCATTAGTCAGGAAAAATTTTGAATCTGTCGGCATGGGTGTGATTGAAACCGGCATGGCCTGGTTTTGGCCAAACTGGCGTATCGAACGCTGGTTTACGGTGACTGGCCTTGAACATATTCGCCCTGTATTGGAAAAGCAGCAAGGCGTGCTGCTCATTGGTCTACATTTCCTAACGCTGGAATTGGGTGCTCGCATCTTTGGCATACACAATCCGGGGATCGGGGTATACCGCCCAAACGATAACAAGCTGATCGATTGGTTACAGACATGGGGAAGACTACGCTCCAATAAGTCCATGCTGGATCGTAAAGATCTCAAAGGTATGATCCGCGCACTCAAACAGGGAGAGATCATCTGGTATGCTCCCGACCATGATTACGGTCCACAAAGCAGTGTCTTTGCTCCGCTCTTCGCCGTCGATAGCGCAGCGACAACCCGCGGTAGCTATATGCTGATGAAGACCGCACGCCCTGCCGTCATTCCTTTTGTGCCACGTCGTCTACCTGACGGAAAAGGCTATGAACTGCTTATCCAACCTGCGGAGCAGGATGCACCCGTAGATAATGAAACCGCGACTGCCGTTTGGATGAACAACGTCGTTGAACAGAATATTCTGCTCGCGCGTGACCAATATATGTGGCTGCACCGCCGTTTCAAAACCCGCCCGGAAGGCGAGCCATCGCTGTATTAA
- a CDS encoding YceI family protein produces the protein MKKTLLSLTAVSMLASAGSVLAAEYKFDKEGQHAFIEFRIKHLGYSWLYGSFNDFNGSFTFDEKNPSTDKVNVTINTNSVDTNHAERDKHLRSEEFLNVTKHPQATFTSTEVKKDGEDYDITGNLTLNGVTKPVKLDAKLIGQGDDPWGNYRAGFQAEGTIKLKDFNITTDLGPASQDVELIISVEGIRQK, from the coding sequence CTGAAGAAAACACTACTGAGCCTCACCGCAGTATCTATGCTTGCCTCTGCCGGTTCTGTACTCGCGGCAGAGTACAAGTTCGATAAAGAAGGCCAGCACGCGTTTATTGAATTCCGCATTAAACACCTCGGTTACAGCTGGCTTTACGGAAGCTTTAATGATTTCAACGGCTCTTTTACCTTTGATGAGAAAAATCCATCAACGGATAAAGTCAATGTCACGATTAACACCAACAGCGTTGACACTAACCACGCTGAACGTGACAAGCACCTTCGCAGTGAAGAATTTTTAAACGTAACCAAGCATCCCCAGGCAACATTTACGTCCACTGAAGTGAAGAAAGACGGTGAAGATTACGATATTACCGGCAACCTGACCTTAAATGGCGTCACCAAGCCAGTTAAGCTTGATGCCAAACTGATCGGCCAAGGTGATGACCCATGGGGTAACTATCGCGCAGGTTTTCAAGCTGAAGGCACTATCAAGTTGAAAGACTTCAACATTACGACCGATTTGGGCCCAGCTTCGCAGGATGTAGAACTGATTATTTCCGTTGAAGGCATTCGCCAGAAATAA
- the trhO gene encoding oxygen-dependent tRNA uridine(34) hydroxylase TrhO, which produces MPVLHNRISNEELKAHMLAETEPRTTVSFYKYFAIDDPKVFRDRLYIQLEQCKVFGRIYIATEGINAQISVPNNQFEAFKAVLFSAHPALDQIRLNIALEDDGKSFWVLRMKVRERIVADGIDDPTFNPANVGQYLKADQVNAMADDPDTVFVDMRNHYEYEVGHFENALEVPSDTFREQLPMAVEMLDESRDKNIVMYCTGGIRCEKASAYMLHHGFKNVYHVEGGIIEYARQAKAQGLPLKFIGKNFVFDERMGERISDDVIAHCHQCGASCDSHTNCRNEGCHLLFIQCPACAAKYEGCCSTQCQDEMKLPLEEQRAIRSGRENGMKIFNKSKGLLQSTLHIPAPVAKDKAE; this is translated from the coding sequence ATGCCAGTGTTACATAACCGGATTTCTAATGAGGAACTGAAGGCGCATATGCTTGCGGAAACCGAGCCGCGTACCACAGTTTCCTTCTACAAATATTTCGCCATTGACGATCCAAAAGTATTTCGCGATCGTCTGTATATTCAGCTTGAGCAATGTAAGGTCTTCGGCCGTATTTATATTGCGACTGAGGGGATTAACGCACAAATCAGCGTGCCCAATAATCAGTTCGAGGCCTTTAAGGCAGTATTGTTCAGTGCGCACCCGGCGCTCGATCAGATTCGCTTAAATATCGCTCTGGAAGATGACGGGAAATCGTTCTGGGTATTGCGTATGAAAGTACGCGAACGGATTGTCGCTGATGGGATTGACGATCCGACATTTAACCCAGCGAATGTCGGGCAATACCTGAAAGCCGATCAGGTTAATGCGATGGCTGACGATCCCGACACCGTGTTCGTCGATATGCGTAACCATTACGAATATGAAGTCGGGCACTTCGAGAATGCGCTGGAAGTGCCGTCGGATACGTTTCGTGAGCAGTTGCCGATGGCAGTTGAAATGCTTGATGAGTCGCGCGACAAAAATATTGTCATGTACTGCACAGGCGGGATTCGCTGCGAGAAGGCCAGTGCCTACATGTTGCACCACGGCTTTAAGAACGTATATCACGTAGAGGGCGGTATTATTGAATATGCGCGTCAGGCTAAAGCCCAGGGACTACCGCTGAAGTTTATCGGCAAGAATTTCGTGTTTGATGAACGAATGGGAGAGCGTATTTCTGATGACGTCATCGCGCATTGCCATCAGTGCGGAGCGTCGTGTGATAGTCACACTAACTGCCGTAATGAAGGGTGCCATCTTCTGTTTATCCAGTGCCCTGCCTGTGCGGCAAAATACGAAGGTTGCTGTAGCACGCAATGTCAGGATGAAATGAAGTTGCCGCTGGAAGAACAAAGAGCGATACGCAGCGGGCGTGAAAATGGAATGAAAATCTTCAATAAATCCAAAGGATTATTGCAGTCAACGTTGCACATTCCAGCTCCTGTAGCCAAAGACAAAGCCGAATAA
- a CDS encoding cytochrome b — translation MTWRNSSSRYGHISIFLHWIAALTVYGMFASGLWMVTLNYYSVWYHRAPEIHKAIGVLLFAVMIFRVIWRFISPPPPPLKSYSTVTRVSATLAHIALYVILFSILISGYLISTAEGHSVPVFGWFSVPAIISGLTDQADIAGDVHFYLAWAVVALSALHGLAALKHHFIDGDNTLKRMLGRNIH, via the coding sequence ATGACTTGGCGTAATTCCTCATCCCGTTACGGCCATATCAGCATTTTTCTGCACTGGATTGCAGCGTTAACCGTTTATGGCATGTTCGCCTCAGGACTCTGGATGGTGACACTTAACTATTATAGTGTTTGGTATCATCGTGCCCCTGAAATTCACAAAGCGATTGGTGTACTGCTTTTTGCCGTCATGATTTTTCGCGTTATATGGCGCTTTATTTCTCCACCACCGCCACCGCTGAAAAGTTACTCCACCGTCACTCGCGTGAGTGCCACACTCGCTCATATCGCGCTTTACGTTATTTTATTCTCAATTCTGATTAGTGGATATCTTATTTCCACCGCGGAAGGACATTCAGTTCCCGTTTTTGGCTGGTTTTCTGTTCCGGCCATTATCAGCGGCTTGACGGATCAGGCCGATATAGCAGGTGACGTGCATTTTTATCTTGCCTGGGCGGTGGTTGCCTTATCAGCGCTGCATGGTTTAGCCGCATTAAAACACCACTTTATAGATGGTGATAATACGTTGAAACGAATGTTGGGTCGCAACATTCATTAA
- the mdoH gene encoding glucans biosynthesis glucosyltransferase MdoH, giving the protein MNKSTSSLDYIEKLPLPAEQAEVLREKLPQAAWNDQAVLHQTLSENSQSEGHQVNVQAEDDVALHSVQARLEMAWEDGLDNGKQLGTDREGRTALKAMPVITRASMFPDVWRTNPLVRWWESLLGRTVPPRPHYSPEEKISENRWRLVGTIRRYILLVLTLFQTAIATWYMKTILPYQGWALINPFEMAGQPWTRSLMQLLPYVLQSGILVLFAVLFCWVSAGFWTALMGFLQLLIGRDKYSISSTTVGNEPLNPEHRTALIMPICNEDVERVFAGLRATYESVEATGNLEHFDIYVLSDSNDPDICVAEQKAWMELCRDVGGAGRIFYRRRRRRVKRKSGNIDDFCRRWGNQYSYMVILDADSVMSGECLTSLVRLMEANPNAGIIQSSPKASGMDTLYARCQQFATRVYGPLFTAGLHFWQLGESHYWGHNAIIRVKPFIEHCALAPLPGEGSFAGAILSHDFVEAALMRRAGWGVWIAYDLPGSYEELPPNLLDELKRDRRWCHGNLMNFRLFLVKGMHPVHRAVFLTGVMSYLSAPLWFMFLMLSTALQVVHTLMEPQYFLQPRQLFPVWPQWRPELAIALFSTTLVLLFLPKLLSVILVWAKGAKEYGGAVRVFLSLLLEMLFSVLLAPVRMLFHTVFVVSAFLGWSVQWNSPQRDDDATPWSEAFVRHGSQLILGLVWAIGMAWLDLRFLWWLAPIVFSLILSPFVSVYSSRASLGLCCKRAKLLMIPEEFNPPRELVATDEYCRLNHQRRLDNGFMQAVFDPSINALASAMATARHRFSRAIEDVREENVRDALSRKPEEVSNNQRLALLSDPVTISRLHYHVWQKPETYAVWVESYQKLPAPHIRS; this is encoded by the coding sequence ATGAATAAGTCAACTTCTTCTCTCGATTATATTGAGAAACTACCTCTGCCTGCCGAACAGGCAGAGGTTCTTCGCGAAAAATTACCGCAAGCGGCCTGGAACGATCAGGCCGTTTTGCATCAGACCTTATCTGAAAATAGCCAGTCTGAAGGCCATCAGGTTAATGTTCAGGCCGAAGATGATGTTGCACTGCATTCTGTGCAGGCACGTCTTGAAATGGCCTGGGAAGATGGCCTGGACAACGGTAAGCAACTCGGCACTGACAGAGAAGGGCGGACGGCATTAAAAGCGATGCCCGTTATTACACGCGCTTCCATGTTCCCTGACGTCTGGCGGACGAATCCGTTGGTTCGTTGGTGGGAAAGTCTGTTGGGCCGTACTGTGCCGCCTCGGCCTCATTACAGCCCGGAAGAGAAAATTTCCGAAAACCGCTGGCGTCTGGTGGGAACAATCCGTCGTTATATTCTATTGGTGTTAACGCTGTTCCAGACCGCCATCGCGACCTGGTACATGAAAACTATCCTGCCTTATCAGGGATGGGCGCTCATCAATCCTTTTGAAATGGCGGGGCAACCGTGGACGCGCTCGCTGATGCAACTGCTTCCTTATGTGTTGCAAAGCGGCATACTGGTTCTGTTTGCAGTGTTGTTCTGCTGGGTGTCTGCCGGGTTCTGGACTGCACTGATGGGGTTCTTGCAACTGCTTATTGGTCGAGATAAGTACAGTATCTCTTCCACGACGGTAGGTAATGAACCGCTGAACCCAGAACATCGCACGGCGTTAATCATGCCGATTTGTAACGAAGACGTAGAACGCGTGTTTGCGGGACTGCGTGCGACGTATGAATCCGTTGAAGCGACGGGCAATCTTGAGCATTTTGATATTTATGTTCTGAGCGACAGTAACGATCCCGATATCTGCGTGGCAGAGCAAAAAGCCTGGATGGAGCTGTGTCGTGATGTCGGCGGAGCAGGGCGTATTTTCTATCGTCGTCGCCGTCGCCGCGTTAAACGTAAGAGTGGCAATATCGATGATTTCTGCCGCCGCTGGGGTAATCAGTACAGCTACATGGTTATTCTGGATGCCGATAGCGTCATGAGCGGTGAATGCTTGACGTCTCTGGTTCGGCTGATGGAAGCGAACCCGAACGCCGGTATCATCCAGTCTTCGCCGAAAGCGTCTGGCATGGATACGCTGTATGCGCGCTGTCAGCAGTTTGCTACGCGTGTTTACGGCCCGCTGTTCACCGCTGGCCTGCACTTCTGGCAACTGGGTGAATCGCATTACTGGGGACATAACGCGATCATCCGCGTTAAACCGTTCATCGAGCATTGTGCTTTAGCACCGTTGCCGGGTGAAGGGTCGTTCGCCGGTGCGATTCTTTCTCACGACTTTGTTGAAGCGGCGTTGATGCGTCGCGCAGGATGGGGCGTGTGGATCGCCTACGATCTGCCGGGAAGCTATGAAGAGCTGCCGCCTAACCTGCTGGATGAGTTGAAACGTGATCGCCGCTGGTGCCACGGTAACCTGATGAACTTCCGATTGTTTCTGGTTAAAGGTATGCACCCGGTTCATCGCGCTGTTTTCCTTACTGGAGTGATGTCTTATCTGTCGGCACCGCTGTGGTTTATGTTCCTGATGCTCTCTACGGCGTTGCAGGTTGTGCATACGCTTATGGAACCCCAGTACTTCTTGCAGCCTCGGCAGTTGTTCCCCGTCTGGCCACAGTGGCGGCCTGAACTGGCTATTGCACTGTTCTCGACGACATTGGTCTTGCTGTTCTTGCCAAAACTGTTGAGCGTGATTCTGGTGTGGGCGAAAGGGGCAAAAGAGTACGGTGGTGCTGTCCGGGTGTTTCTTTCGTTGCTGCTGGAGATGCTGTTCTCGGTCCTGCTGGCACCGGTTCGTATGCTGTTCCACACGGTGTTTGTTGTCAGTGCGTTTCTCGGTTGGTCAGTGCAGTGGAATTCTCCGCAGCGTGACGACGATGCAACCCCGTGGAGCGAGGCGTTTGTGCGCCATGGTTCCCAATTGATTCTGGGGCTGGTCTGGGCGATTGGTATGGCATGGTTGGATCTGCGCTTCCTGTGGTGGCTGGCTCCAATCGTCTTCTCGCTGATTTTGTCGCCGTTTGTTTCGGTTTATTCGAGTCGCGCATCATTGGGGCTGTGCTGTAAACGTGCCAAGCTGTTGATGATACCGGAAGAGTTCAATCCACCGCGTGAATTGGTCGCGACCGATGAATATTGCCGACTGAATCATCAGCGTAGACTGGACAACGGGTTTATGCAGGCTGTCTTTGATCCGTCAATTAATGCCCTTGCCAGCGCAATGGCGACGGCGCGTCATCGCTTCAGCCGAGCGATTGAAGATGTACGTGAGGAGAATGTGCGTGATGCTTTGAGTCGCAAGCCGGAAGAGGTGAGCAATAATCAACGTCTGGCACTGCTCAGCGATCCTGTGACGATATCGCGCTTGCACTACCATGTGTGGCAAAAACCGGAAACGTATGCTGTGTGGGTTGAGTCTTACCAGAAACTTCCCGCTCCTCATATCAGAAGCTAA